The proteins below come from a single Thermopolyspora flexuosa genomic window:
- a CDS encoding YlxR family protein, translated as MPSAPQMRRHGKLEYGGQAAPLRTCVGCRIRTVKSELLRLVVVEGRVVPDPLGRLPGRGASLHPTLRCLELAERRRAFPRAFRVTGPLDATPVRAHLEGLDAD; from the coding sequence ATGCCGTCGGCCCCGCAGATGCGTCGACACGGTAAGCTGGAATATGGTGGTCAGGCAGCCCCGCTGAGAACTTGTGTGGGTTGCCGGATTCGCACGGTTAAGTCCGAGCTGCTCCGCCTGGTGGTTGTCGAGGGCAGGGTTGTCCCCGATCCACTGGGTCGGCTGCCGGGGCGGGGTGCCTCGCTGCATCCCACCCTGCGCTGTCTGGAGCTCGCCGAGCGCCGTCGGGCGTTCCCACGCGCGTTTCGCGTCACGGGTCCGCTCGACGCGACGCCCGTCAGGGCTCATCTTGAGGGGCTTGACGCCGATTAG
- the nusA gene encoding transcription termination factor NusA, which yields MSVLRALEREKDISFDLVVKAIEDALLIAYFRTEGAAPKARAELDRETGHVTIWAAELDEEGQVVREYDDTPSNFSRIAATTAKQVILQQLRDAEDEINFGEFASREGELVSGVIQQGKDPRTVLVDLGKIEAILPHNEQVPGEEYNHGDRIRCYVVQVKKGPKGPSVTLSRTHPNLVKKLFALEVPEIAEGVVEIAAIAREAGHRTKIAVRSRKPGVNAKGACIGPMGSRVRNVMGELNGEKIDIIDWSDDPAEFVGNALSPARVSHVEVVDAGGRVARVTVPDYQLSLAIGKEGQNARLAARLTGWRIDIRSDAETAADQGQPEDAVGPADASTR from the coding sequence ATGAGCGTCCTGCGCGCCCTGGAGCGCGAAAAGGACATCTCCTTCGACCTGGTCGTCAAGGCGATCGAGGACGCCCTGCTGATCGCCTACTTCCGCACCGAGGGCGCGGCGCCCAAGGCACGGGCCGAGCTCGACCGGGAGACCGGCCACGTGACGATCTGGGCCGCCGAGCTCGACGAGGAGGGCCAGGTCGTCCGGGAGTACGATGACACGCCGAGCAACTTCAGCCGGATCGCGGCGACCACGGCGAAGCAGGTGATCCTCCAGCAGCTTCGCGACGCCGAGGACGAGATCAACTTCGGCGAGTTCGCCAGCCGCGAGGGCGAGCTGGTGTCCGGCGTGATCCAGCAGGGCAAGGACCCGCGCACGGTCCTGGTCGACCTCGGCAAGATCGAGGCGATCCTGCCGCACAACGAGCAGGTGCCGGGCGAGGAGTACAACCACGGCGACCGCATCCGCTGCTACGTCGTGCAGGTGAAGAAGGGCCCCAAGGGTCCCTCGGTGACCCTGTCGCGAACGCATCCCAATTTGGTCAAGAAACTGTTCGCGCTCGAGGTCCCGGAGATCGCCGAGGGCGTCGTGGAGATCGCCGCGATCGCCCGGGAGGCCGGCCACCGTACGAAGATCGCCGTACGCTCGCGCAAGCCCGGGGTGAACGCCAAGGGCGCCTGCATCGGCCCGATGGGCTCACGGGTGCGCAACGTGATGGGCGAGCTGAACGGCGAGAAGATCGACATCATAGACTGGTCGGACGACCCGGCGGAGTTCGTGGGGAATGCGCTGTCACCTGCGCGTGTTTCCCACGTTGAGGTCGTCGACGCAGGCGGCCGGGTCGCCCGGGTCACGGTGCCCGACTACCAGCTGTCGCTCGCGATCGGCAAGGAGGGGCAGAACGCCCGCCTCGCCGCGCGGCTCACCGGATGGCGCATCGACATCAGGTCCGACGCCGAGACCGCGGCGGATCAGGGTCAACCGGAGGATGCCGTCGGCCCCGCAGATGCGTCGACACGGTAA
- the rimP gene encoding ribosome maturation factor RimP: MGSEARRDRLRRLIEPVVAAEGLDLEDVTITPAGRRRLLRVVVDKDGGVDLEHIAEVSRLVSKTLDAHDDALGSGPYVLEVTSPGVDRPLTLPRHWRRARGRLVKVDTVTGASFEGRVLAADDTGAELNVAGTTRRVEYQEVTRARVQVEFRRPDDVAEDDGVDDGDEG, from the coding sequence ATGGGCAGCGAGGCTCGGCGCGACCGCCTGAGGAGGCTCATCGAGCCGGTGGTCGCTGCCGAAGGGCTCGACCTGGAGGATGTCACGATCACGCCCGCCGGGCGGCGGCGTCTGCTCCGGGTGGTCGTGGACAAGGACGGCGGTGTCGACCTGGAGCACATCGCCGAGGTGAGCCGGTTGGTGTCCAAGACGCTCGACGCCCATGACGACGCGCTGGGCTCCGGCCCGTACGTTCTCGAGGTCACCTCGCCGGGGGTCGACCGGCCGCTCACCCTGCCTCGGCACTGGCGACGGGCACGCGGCCGGCTGGTCAAGGTGGACACGGTGACCGGCGCCTCGTTCGAGGGGCGCGTGCTGGCCGCGGACGACACCGGCGCCGAGCTGAACGTCGCGGGCACCACGCGGCGGGTCGAGTACCAGGAGGTCACCCGCGCGCGGGTGCAGGTGGAGTTCCGCCGTCCCGACGACGTTGCCGAAGACGATGGCGTAGACGATGGCGACGAGGGCTAA
- a CDS encoding ferritin-like domain-containing protein: MDALEGLRKALEAEHAAVYAYGVVGARTAGTHRREATAAFDAHRARRDRLRELIVARGGTPAEPAAGYDLPFPVRTAEDCVRLAALVEERVTAAYLELVAVGDATLRDLAATAMQESTTRAYRWRPQIPDFPGWK; encoded by the coding sequence ATGGACGCCCTGGAAGGACTGCGCAAGGCGCTCGAGGCCGAGCACGCCGCGGTGTACGCCTACGGCGTGGTCGGCGCGCGCACCGCCGGGACGCACCGCCGGGAGGCGACCGCGGCCTTCGACGCGCACCGGGCGCGCCGTGACCGGCTGCGCGAGCTCATCGTCGCCCGCGGCGGCACCCCGGCCGAGCCGGCCGCGGGCTACGACCTGCCGTTCCCGGTGCGCACCGCCGAGGACTGCGTGCGCCTCGCCGCGCTCGTCGAGGAACGGGTCACCGCCGCGTACCTGGAGCTCGTCGCGGTCGGCGACGCCACGCTCCGCGACCTCGCCGCCACGGCGATGCAGGAGAGCACCACGCGCGCCTACCGCTGGCGCCCGCAGATCCCCGACTTCCCCGGCTGGAAGTAG
- a CDS encoding proline--tRNA ligase — translation MLLRMSTLFLRTLREDPADAEVPSHKLLVRAGYIRRVAPGIYSWLPLGKLVLDNISQVVREEMNRIGAQEVLFPALLPREYYEATGRWTEYGDTLFRLKDRKGADYLLGPTHEELFTDLVQREYSSYKDYPVILYQIQTKYRDEARPRAGILRGREFVMKDSYSFDLDDDGLKRSYELHREAYIRIFDRLGLEYRICSAMSGAMGGSASEEFLAPAENGEDTFVSCRECGYAANAEAVVTPAPPEVTTEHPPLQVLDTPDTPTIESLVTFVNERYGLGITAADTLKNVVVKVRTPGSDEVETLVIGVPGDREVDFKRLEAALSPAVPEIFEAEDFARHPGLVRGYIGPQILKDLGIRYLVDPRVVPGSSWVTGANEPGRHAANVVAGRDFVADGTIEAAEVRSGDPCPRCGGALSLDRGIEIGHIFQLGRKYSDAAGLDALGPDGKPIRITMGSYGIGVSRLVAVLAEQGHDELGLVWPREVAPADVHIVGTGKDNQVEVAVRLAEELEAKGLRVLVDDRPGVSPGVKFKDAELLGMPTILIVGRGLASGVVELRDRASGERQEVPLDEAVDRVVAACRA, via the coding sequence GTGCTGCTGCGTATGTCCACCCTGTTCCTGCGCACCCTGCGCGAGGATCCGGCGGACGCGGAGGTGCCGAGCCACAAGCTGCTGGTCCGCGCGGGGTACATCCGCCGCGTGGCCCCCGGCATCTACTCCTGGCTGCCCCTCGGCAAGCTCGTGCTGGACAACATCTCGCAGGTCGTCCGCGAGGAGATGAACCGCATCGGCGCCCAGGAGGTGCTCTTCCCGGCGCTGCTGCCGCGCGAGTACTACGAGGCCACCGGGCGCTGGACCGAGTACGGCGACACGCTGTTCCGGCTCAAGGACCGCAAGGGCGCCGACTACCTGCTCGGCCCGACGCACGAGGAGCTGTTCACCGACCTCGTCCAGCGGGAGTACTCGTCGTACAAGGACTATCCGGTCATCCTTTACCAGATCCAGACGAAGTACCGGGACGAGGCGCGTCCGCGGGCGGGCATCCTGCGCGGCCGCGAGTTCGTCATGAAGGACTCCTACTCCTTCGACCTCGACGACGACGGCCTCAAGCGCTCCTACGAGCTGCACCGCGAGGCGTACATCCGGATCTTCGACCGGCTCGGCCTCGAGTACCGCATCTGCTCGGCGATGTCCGGCGCGATGGGCGGCTCGGCCTCCGAGGAGTTCCTCGCGCCCGCCGAGAACGGCGAGGACACCTTCGTCTCCTGCCGCGAGTGCGGCTACGCGGCGAACGCCGAGGCGGTCGTCACCCCGGCGCCGCCGGAGGTCACCACCGAGCACCCGCCGCTGCAGGTGCTCGACACGCCGGACACGCCGACGATCGAGAGCCTGGTCACGTTCGTCAACGAGCGGTACGGCCTCGGCATCACCGCGGCCGACACGCTGAAGAACGTCGTGGTGAAGGTGCGCACGCCGGGCTCGGACGAGGTCGAGACCCTCGTCATCGGCGTGCCGGGCGACCGCGAGGTCGACTTCAAGCGCCTTGAGGCCGCGCTCTCGCCGGCCGTACCGGAGATCTTCGAGGCCGAGGACTTCGCCCGGCACCCGGGCCTGGTGCGCGGCTACATCGGCCCGCAGATCCTCAAGGACCTGGGCATCCGCTACCTGGTCGACCCGCGGGTGGTGCCGGGGTCGTCCTGGGTCACCGGCGCGAACGAGCCGGGCAGGCACGCCGCGAACGTGGTGGCCGGGCGCGACTTCGTCGCCGACGGCACGATCGAGGCGGCCGAGGTGCGCTCCGGCGACCCGTGCCCGCGCTGCGGCGGCGCGCTCTCGCTCGACCGCGGCATCGAGATCGGCCACATCTTCCAGCTCGGCCGCAAGTACTCCGACGCCGCCGGGCTCGACGCGCTCGGCCCGGACGGCAAGCCGATCCGCATCACCATGGGCTCGTACGGCATCGGCGTCTCCCGCCTGGTCGCGGTGCTCGCCGAGCAGGGGCACGACGAGCTCGGCCTGGTCTGGCCGCGCGAGGTCGCCCCGGCGGACGTGCACATCGTCGGCACCGGCAAGGACAACCAGGTCGAGGTCGCGGTCCGGCTCGCCGAGGAGCTCGAGGCGAAGGGCCTGCGGGTGCTCGTCGACGACCGCCCGGGCGTCTCGCCCGGCGTGAAGTTCAAGGACGCCGAGCTGCTCGGCATGCCGACCATCCTCATCGTCGGCCGCGGCCTCGCCTCCGGCGTGGTCGAGCTGCGCGACCGGGCCTCCGGCGAGCGGCAGGAGGTCCCGCTCGACGAGGCGGTCGACCGGGTCGTCGCGGCCTGCCGCGCCTGA